AAAAATGCACTAAATAATAAAagatacaacaaaataaaccatattaacaaaatagtttGGTGGGCTTGAGCTCAAAATATCAGTATTAGAATCTTGCCTCAAGTAATCTAAACACAAACCGTATTTTGATGTGAAACAGTTAAGTACTGTAACTGGGCTTTCCTTAGGTATCAATTAGTCaatcatgttttgtttattcACATGATTTCAGAAATTATAACAATTATCGATATTACCGGAAATGAGGCtgtgtaaaattaaaatcaaaaggaACCTAGACTATCCCGTTCAAGCACAGGCACGTACCCgacgttaaatatttttctcataataaaaaaatacccTGTATCTAATAATACATACATACAGtgcacaggcacctgacgttatacatttttctcataataaaaataaataccctatatctaatacatgtaatacacgtGTATTATTAGATAtagggtatttatttttattatgagaaaaatgtgtaacgtcaggtgcctgtgataCAGTGTATTATTAGAAAcatggtatttatttttattatgagaaaattaTAAAACGTCAGTTGCCTGTGGTTTTCTATTATGtgcattttgaaaatgataaataatttgtttacattatgcAATAGAGGGTTGGGCCCTTGATTAAATTAGTGAACAACAATAAACCATGATAAACATATAAAACTTAATATATAACTAaatatctatataaaaatataatatatgttgTTTCTTATATATGCTGTTTGGTTGATATATTCATTCTCTAGTTACACCATGATATATACTAACATCCGCTAACAGAATGCACTTATGAATTTTTGCAACGTCTGTatatagctttaaaaaaatcacacgCACCTGCTCAAAAACTTTCCGACTGATCATGCTGATTTCATCGATAATCAAAACGTTACAGGTTTTAATTCTGTTTCGAGTTTCTTCACTTATAATACGCAAAAGATGCTGGTTTTCAAATCTCCCATCCATTAGTCCAGCCCAATGGTGAATAGTTGTGGCTCCCGTGAACTGTCGGGCTGCAAGTCCCGTGCTTGCAGTAACAGAAACGTTTTTGTTATTAAGTTTCTTGAGCGTTTCTTTTATAAGATATGATTTCCCAGTCCCTGCTTGCCCCAAAACGACACAACTGTGTCCACTTTTGATAAATTCTAAGGCCTGTGATTGTTCGTAGTTCAACATGGCTGTTTTTCCCGCAATACTTCAACGTCACGCAAGTGTATCtgttaaccaatcagatttaagAAGGGAATCCCCATTTACATACAGATGTCAACTTCCGTCCACCCTTTAGCCTTTTGTCGCAAATCAGCAGCAGTAGATGCAGAATGAggagatatttttattaataaacgaTGTTATGGGCCGTTTTGGTTGAATCAGCAGTAAGCTAATAAATCGAGTGACCGATCGGACGGCGGAGATGATCGCAGAAAAATGTTACCGCTGAGTTATAAGCGAAAATTCACGGCGATgtgacagttttaaaaaaatccaagatggcggGGATGGgtaccttgtgtattattaggtaagcggtgtattatttttattatgagaaaaatatatgacgtcaggtgcctgtgcgTTTCGTGTAATAATTTGTACAGTTAATGTATAGGTATTGACAAATAAGAAAGGAAACATTGTATCGCAAATTTTATTGTGACTGATGCCACATTTTGTCATGGACTCTTCATCCTAAAATGccatgaaaaatgaaattatatttgtaGTAACAGAATGTATTATTGAAAGGAAACAATAGAAATGGAACAAAACAATGTAATGGAGACAATGCATTAAATTCAAGAAAACATTGCTTCATCAAAGGAGAAAAATGAAACTgtaaaaaacatataaacagaaataaattataaaagaacATTATATTAGCACACATTCTTAAACAGACATACAGTGACATACACACTCACAAGAAGATTGAACATTCGTAAATGAGCATCAGTTAATTCAGACTACTTGATTTGTCAAACATTTGCAGCCagattaatatttacaaaataaacctCCATTCCATAAGAATAAGATTCTCCATTGGCGTAAAAAGCAGCAAAAGGATTTTGATGGGCCCAAAATATTCGGAAACCAATGTCGTATAATTTCCGAAGAGAGCCCAGATCATAGTAGTGGTGGAATTCTAAACATAACTGGACAACGTTATTTAGAGCCCCGGATGATATCATTTCAGGGATGGTGCTGATCTCATTTCCTTCGATGTCAATTTTCAAAACGTCTATTTTTCTATTGGTGTGACCTAACTCTTTTTGAATGGTCCTCAGGGTTTTGAGTTTCCATGTCTCACCGCTGACCGTTACTTCTTTATTTCTATCACCCAACCCCACGTTGTAGAAACTGATGTGATCCGAATGCTTATAATCAGCGGTTTTCATGCTAGGATCAAAACAAAACACGTCACATCCGTAAGTTTTCTCCATATCTTCGTCAAAGGAAAAATCGTAATTGATTCCGAATGAATACACAATGCACGGAGGCTTTGGACGGAACTGGACATCATGACAAATATCCCACCCCCCATCCACAATATTTCCAAGACGAAGCATCTGTTTGCACAGAATCTGGTGTTTTGAGATATACTTAAGGTACTCATTTTTATACTTcttcttttcattttcatctatTGGACTCGTACCAAGAGGGGCTATATTTGGTAAGTCGGACCCCTTTGATATCACAACGTCCTCTTCGTCtccatttttcaaaaacatgttaATGGTCCAGCATCGAGAATACCTATTTCTTTTCCTTTCATTTCCTATACAATTCCAATTTCTGTCATaccaatatttaaaataattggaCTCGTTCAATCGCCGCAGTGCCGTCATAATTTGAACGTAGTCCGATTTTGTTCCTGAATTTGGGCTTAAGTGAATTTCAATGATAATTTGCTTGACCTGCATTCTACGCAAAGTACGGATAAACTGGGTCAAATATTTGAAATCTATGGAGTTTAATTTCATGACAACAACACTTATGACTTGCTGATGACTGGCGAGAACTTTGATAAAGCCACTAGTACTGTCATAACTGCTAGAAATTACGTCTCTACCAAAAAATACCACAtcacatttgaatttttcttccATCTGATCTGTGAATCTCTGACTGAGGTCGTGATTGTAGCTATATATAACACATCCTGGACTCGGCGCCACTGCTCTGTCTGTGCAAATACGAACACCGCCGTAGTCAACGTCACCAAAACGCTTAGGTTCTGTACAAAGACGTTGAAGGGAAGTGACGTATCGCGTGAACAGGCACGAGATTTCGTAGAGGGACATCATGCCAAGTTTTTCATCACCAGGAATCACAAAGTCAGTTTCATTTGTCCAACTTGCACAATGATCATGGAAAGTTTCAGGGTTAGTTCTATAAAACATGAGATGATTGATGACAAGAATGCAAATAATGGCTGCACAAAATACTGTCAGATAGATCAGGTTACGGGAAAATTTGCCAGAGATGCATCTTAAAATCGGAGGAGCTTGACGTCCAGATTTCATCCTCACCAGCATCTGtcaacaaatataaatatttaaaaactacaTATTTATACTATTACACTTTGCATTAAGACGAGACGGTatcttttaataatgataataataataattaataatttaaatatgcACCCATGTAACATAACCTATTTTATCGGCAAACAACAGTCAGATCAGGGACTCAGACGGCAAATAGATATACATAACACTCCTAAACTACAAACTTTTAAAGGAAAATTTCTGCCTAGAAAATTATTTCCTAAACATATTAGGTCAGCAATGGCACAGTTTCGGTGTGGGGTATTACCGCTGAAGATAGAGACCGGACGTTTTCGGGGGGAAGCTGTCACTGAGCGCACGTGTAAATTCTGTATCTTGGACGAAATAGAGGACGAATTCCACTTTCTTCTAAAATGTGCTCTATATAACAATCTAAGAAGTGAACTTTACAAAAGTGTTAATTTTCctaataattcatatttatctCAAGACAATCTATTTCAAACTCTCATTTGCAATTTTCCAAGACAAACTGCTAATTTTATACATTCTGCATTTAAATTAAGACAAAGTAAATTCTCGCgcatgaattaaaaattattacttaGTGTTTACAGTGACTTATAGGTCCAATGGGCCGGGTGtctgatacatgtaattgtatactACTCACTTGTAAAAGATGTAAcccatgtcactataataaataaatgatgatgatgatgattaatAAAGCAATTTGTATAAAACACGACCTAATCTAGATAACAATCAATACACACATATCGACGTGTACATGGGTTCATTGTTGTGAAAGGAAAACGACACATTATGTAGGATGTTGTGTTTTAAACAGGAAACGTCGGCTGAAGAGGGATCGATAGTCGTCGCTACTTTTAGACTGTATTTATCTCCTTTTTTTGAAGAAgagctatatataaaaatagagGAAGTTACCtaaatcttaaatgtaaaatttaggGAATTTTCTCTGGTTTCTTTTATTAGTTTATaggaaaacaaatcatatccTTAAATTTTAGGTAGGTcagatggttaatttgttgacaatcGAGCCTCCTTACATAACCTAAActtcatttaacaataattaCATGGTTTATACCAGTTCGTCCAGTGGTCTTGAAAAGAAACAACTGCTTGGTGTTTTCTAGCTGTTTTCGATAAAACTCCTATAATTAGGCCTCGGAAACAAACTGATTTGTTTTAGGACATCAGGGGTCGTAACTCAAGGACGGACACTGTCTAATTGTAACGGGTAAATAATGTTTCTGCAAGATGTCCTCTTCACAGGTAAAACACCACCTGCTGTACTTTACCGTTAATAAGTTGTAATTTATATACTCTGATGTAAAATGAAAACTATTCACCTGTCAACGATTCGATAGCGGATTATCGTAATGAGTGTCTAATTATTCAATCGATTAGACTAATTAAtctaattttattattaagCCAACAAAAAGTGTAAACCGAGAAAAGCTATTTAGATTATATGAACAGTATTCATGTCATCTTCCATGGAAAACTTCTTacccaatttttaaaacacaactcccaatattttattaatttaatttcaaacttaGAGAAATATTTGATACACCTTTATTCGGTTTGTTAGTTTGAGTAATAAAAAGTAAATGTGtctaaaaatttaaacacttttatgaaataaaaaaaaaaattaaagacaaaTTGCTAAGTTCCTACATAGTAATATGATTCATTTTTTGCTTCGATGGATAGAAATCATTAGAAAATGTATTGGAATTGATATATCAACCTAAAATTGAGAGCGAGTGAACATGGTACCTTAAACGTGCTTCCTATatctaataaaagaaaatgtcatgttaatgaataaattaaatagaAGACATACGCTCTGAAGGAAAAATAAAGCTGGGTTCCTACGTCAAAGGCTATATTATAAAGCTACGTTCGTGACTTTTTGAAGAGACCACGACAAACCGATCGCACATTAAATATTCCAATATACCACTCAATCAATTATTTAGTtactttttggaaaaaaaatgattaaagatGTACAACAGAGCATCGTTGcaaatttatattgatttatatCGAGTACTAATCGAGTACTAAATTACACAAATCTATTAGAACGCCAAAGATTTAAAAACGACGTCGCTAGCGGAAAGGTTAGTGGGCCTGTCTAATTATTGCTAAGCAGTTAGTATCTAGACATGTGCGTTATATAACCCACAGTGTGTGTTTCAGACAATCATAATGGGCActatataaggaatcattctttgagtattatgaggtgataattttggtcggggcgtgatcaaatccaataaagcccgaaaggctttatgatagatttgatcacgccccgaccgaaattatcacctcataatattcaaagaatgtttccttattacttatataattttaagccatcgtaggattaaatatttaaatatgaataagcaaaccccgctggcgcctcaatttggcgtcatttgtattatgggttatatataTGTAGTAAAAAATCGgaaaagacactggaaaatgtaaatatatacatgtatattgttactGTAAGGACTAGTCCACCACAGTATGGAGTCATGAACATGGTTTACTTATTAACAGTCCTTGTAACGACAGAGTAGTGCACAAAATGCTGTGGTTCATGCACTAATTTCATTATTGCACATCTGCACTATACTGTGTGACTTAACGTCGTTTGTACCAGGCAGAGTAAATGCCTGAAGCATTGTGACCAAGTATCCCATGATGGTCCGTATTGGTTCATACAAAGCGTATCATAAGTGTTTTTTATGAGTACCATACATCTGTTTTGAAGTAGTTTATATAAATTTAGATAGTCATAAAGATTTGTTTGTAGATACAAAAGTAGAGATGGGAATATAGCTTTGTTAGGAAATCAGAAATTTCTCGTTATTCTTGTTTTCTGCTTACAAGCCCGAACTTCTAAACTCAAAAGATGTTGATTTCTAGCATGTGTTCGActtgaaaatgacagaaaaaattcaattttggagAAGACATCAACTATTAAAATTTCACTGCtattcatgaaaacaaaagtaCCTGCAGTATTCGAACCCGGGACCTACGAGCCAGTAAACCGAAGATACACTTATTAGTTGCTACAGGGATAGACACTAAATTTTGGGGATACAAACTGTTTCACAATATGGGTGAAAatcgccatgttgtgacgtactgtcataaaaaaaagaattcacaGGGTGTCGAGGATCCTTAAACAACATGATTTTGTGTACACACAGATCAACACCTGGACAGCACTGACACTTCCTATGACTTCCTTTTTTTACTGTAGTTAAAAGACAGTAGCTTACAGTGCCAAAGAACTGTGGTGATAAAAGATGGTGTATGACCCTTTATGAAACTCATGCCAGTCCTATTGTGAAATCATATTGTATGCAATCCCTTGTAGCTTGGGGAAAGAGATCTCATTCTATAATCTTTGCTAGTTCTTAAGTGTAATCATTACCTCACgctctacaaaatatattatctttAGAAATATTCATAATGATGCATTCAATTTATCAGGACTGAATTGAATTCGGTAGAGATCTCAAAGCACAAATCTTcatattaatttaaacaatattttattcaatataagaAGCACGAATTGTTGTCACTTCATGCGGATTTTTCACGACTTTATCGCATCTGTGCCATTGCGtttggatcaacccttgtaAGTAAATACCCGCGGCTTTTTCACGTGGGTCGTTACCATTGGTTATGACATAAAAGGTATAGAAGTGATTCCAAGTCTTGAGTTAGGATCGTCACTGTGTGTCACaagtttatatttcattaaatgctAGAAATCAACTTTTTTCAATGCCATATCGATAAAATTTAAATCCAACTGGGTTGTAAAGAATTTTTGGCATGCTCAATGATATCAATTGAGCATTGTGTAACTGCTTCCTCttaatgtttattgtacaagtATCTGCCTGACTTTTTTCCTTGCAATTTTATTTGCGTAAAAATATTCCGGAAAACCTTgtccttttaacaaaatatacatgtagactgTCATCGCATATGCTTTTGGAAGAGCAAGGCCGTTCTAATGGAACTGTCAGATCGATGCGTATCtgcaaatattgtaatttaggtGAACTCGAggatgaattccattttataCCTATCTGTCCTTTTTATAAATGTCTACGTgtattgtaattaaaaaaatattactggaCTCGTCCTTCCATGTTCAAATTAGTTCAACTTGCCATTATAAATCGCAAACAATTGTGCCGTCTCGCAATGTATCTGCGTGAGGCTGGTAAAAAACGAGAATGCCAGGCTATTTGTACATCCAATTaatgtattatcattattatatcaTTTACATAAATTAAGGATTTATCTATCTATAGGGTCTCTCCTCCTATGAATTTGCATGTATGGATAATATTTCTTGTAgaatattgtaaaacattaatACTATAGTAGTGACGTTCGCTTTTGCTTAGATAGAGTGTAtggatattttataattatgtatgtatGTTACAACTGCTtataattcatatgaattttGGCAAAATAAACAATGCAGATCATTGTGCATTGTGTTATTGCTTACGGGGAACTAGATTTGAGAGACGTGTTTTCTTTTGCATGACGAACCAGTGGTTTGCCAGTGCTTACATACATGTGCAGGTCTGacatttgaaaatcatttaaagtAAGCAGCAAAAAATTCCCGAAAGAAAACACATGTATAGCCATCTACAACATCAAGAGAGTGTGTTTTCGTTCAATTTacaaatgaattttcaatttttttaaattttgcatttgaa
This genomic window from Crassostrea angulata isolate pt1a10 chromosome 8, ASM2561291v2, whole genome shotgun sequence contains:
- the LOC128160664 gene encoding uncharacterized protein LOC128160664 produces the protein MLVRMKSGRQAPPILRCISGKFSRNLIYLTVFCAAIICILVINHLMFYRTNPETFHDHCASWTNETDFVIPGDEKLGMMSLYEISCLFTRYVTSLQRLCTEPKRFGDVDYGGVRICTDRAVAPSPGCVIYSYNHDLSQRFTDQMEEKFKCDVVFFGRDVISSSYDSTSGFIKVLASHQQVISVVVMKLNSIDFKYLTQFIRTLRRMQVKQIIIEIHLSPNSGTKSDYVQIMTALRRLNESNYFKYWYDRNWNCIGNERKRNRYSRCWTINMFLKNGDEEDVVISKGSDLPNIAPLGTSPIDENEKKKYKNEYLKYISKHQILCKQMLRLGNIVDGGWDICHDVQFRPKPPCIVYSFGINYDFSFDEDMEKTYGCDVFCFDPSMKTADYKHSDHISFYNVGLGDRNKEVTVSGETWKLKTLRTIQKELGHTNRKIDVLKIDIEGNEISTIPEMISSGALNNVVQLCLEFHHYYDLGSLRKLYDIGFRIFWAHQNPFAAFYANGESYSYGMEVYFVNINLAANV